The following are from one region of the Pseudorasbora parva isolate DD20220531a chromosome 12, ASM2467924v1, whole genome shotgun sequence genome:
- the LOC137093755 gene encoding uncharacterized protein — MIRRGVERDQEGSGAGSGGEWSGIRRGVERDQEGSGAGSGGEWGGAGSGGEWAGSGGEWGGIRRGVGRDQEGSGAGSGGEWSGIRRGVGRDQEGSGAGSGGEWGGIRRGVERDQEGSGAGSGGEWSGIRRGVERDQEGCGAGSGGVCR, encoded by the coding sequence ATGATCAGGAGGGGAGTGGAGCGCGATCAGGAGGGGAGTGGGGCGGGATCAGGAGGGGAGTGGAGCGGGATCAGGAGGGGTGTGGAGCGGGATCAGGAGGGGAGTGGAGCGGGATCAGGAGGGGAGTGGGGCGGGGCGGGATCAGGAGGGGAGTGGGCGGGATCAGGAGGGGAGTGGGGCGGGATCAGGAGGGGAGTTGGGCGGGATCAGGAGGGGAGTGGGGCGGGATCAGGAGGGGAGTGGAGCGGGATCAGGAGGGGAGTGGGGCGGGATCAGGAGGGGAGTGGGGCGGGATCAGGAGGGGAGTGGGGCGGGATCAGGAGGGGAGTGGAGCGGGATCAGGAGGGGAGTGGAGCGGGATCAGGAGGGGAGTGGAGCGGGATCAGGAGGGGTGTGGAGCGGGATCAGGAGGGGTGTGGAGCGGGATCAGGAGGGGTGTGTAGATAA